CCTCCACACATCGATCGTCGATGGCCATAAGGTCTTCCTCTGCAGAGGACAAAATGTTTCAATCACCATCCAAAGCTCTGAGGTGGTCCTCACACACATGTTAATGCGGAAATTTGCTCCTCACCTTCCTCCACCGTGCTCACTTCAGGAAACATGGGAACAAGCAGAGACGTTACTTCAGTATTTCTGACACACAGCGAGTGACAGGCAGAAGGTGAGAGGAATCAAACTCACACGTCTGGACGCAGGCGTGAGGCTGGTACGGCTGAGACCACCAGAACTCCCTCTGCTTCCTgatgcgcacacgcacacacacacacaaaaaaacaaaggagtGAAAAGACACTCAGCCGACAGCAGCAACAATTACAActgtaaaaaattataaaaaatattattatttaaagaaaagaaaagagaaatggaaaaaagaaataaataaggGAATGCACAAACGTCTGCCAAGTACCAAATATCCTAAATATACAATGATTATTCAcgttttaaagagtaactactgctgttgattgatcctagtccaattgttaacattttagtaaaagtgttTTAATTTAGCGTTGAACGTGTTCAATGgtggctattacaatcaaattttgcgAGACAGATTTTTAGGATTCTCGCACGTcaccaactttcactgttggccccgccccttacTTGGAGTCaggagtaacgcccataatcaaggcagtaATGACGGAAAAACAAGAgcaaagagaagaaaagaaaattacagaaagaaaaTGATTTACTGCGTagaaatagattaaaaataaaaaaagtaaaacataagatttagaataaaaatacaggaagaaaaaaggaaaatgtgtgCAGCGTGTTGACAAATGTTGGTGAGGATCAGCAGCTTTCTTTAGATTCACTGAGCTACTTTTAGCTGTTGCTAAGCTCACTGAATGACACACTGACCGTTTGAGCATGTTGCTGGACGGCACCAGGCCGGCGCACGCTACGCTGCTGGGCAGTTTCCTGGCCTGCCACCAGAGGGCGTCGCTCTGGTCCACGATCTCCAGCACGTCGCCTTTCCTGAAGCTCATGCCGGCGTCGGCACAGGGAATGCTGGGGTCCTGCTGAGGGCTGTAGTCCACCATCGCTCGCACGTACAGCTGAAAGAAAGCAGGTTCTCACCTTAGGGGTCGGGGCCCAGACAAGGACTGCCGCACTTATTGCATTGTCTGACAGGcgttaatgcagtggttcccaactttttagctgtcgtgaccccatttttggaccacaaatttctggcgacccctgagacttttttttgttacaaatacagagtatcCAGTATtagttcatatatatatatatatatatatatatatatatatatatatatatatatatatatatatatgagaatGTGAAAGCATAGAAGTACAATTGTTTGAGATTactgtggtgttttatttttaaagttctaTGAGCTTTGTTCCTCTTCCTGCGCTGCTGTAAATCCATTTCTGtgattatgtattgttttttaattgtgcaaaatagataaataaattaaaaaaaatctgaagtttaaaaataagtttaatcagtaattttttaattttatttttactagacatttcaggtaacctgttttttttttcaggtgaccccacatggggtcacaaccccaagattgaaaaatcCTGCGTTAATACATCAAAACACGTTTTTATCAAACGAATATGACAAAGTAAAAGTGTGTGCGTCCGTACCATGGTTTGGTTGTGCACTGCCCGTTCCGTCATTGGAATTACTTTGAACATGATGGTGCCGTGAGATCGAGCTTGCTgattggatgaaaaaaaaaaaaaaaaaaaaaaaaaaaaaacccaactcaGTGAGAAACAGATAAAACCAGACCAACATGCAGTATCTGATCTTTGAATCAAATGATTCCCTGAAGACAAACTATGGCATCAAAACATCAAAGATTTTACAGCCAAATGTTTTAAATAGCTGATCTCCAAGCAATAAAAAGTCAGTGATTAGGAATTATTTACCACAACTTGGATGACCTGTTCAGGCTCCAGCCCGTCCACGGGAAAGCCGTTCACCTCAATGATCCGATCACCAGCGTGAAGCAAACCTACGAGGGAAAACAAACCAGCTCAGACGTCAAAGACATCAaacagattaaacgtaatgtaccgcacaaaaacagcattgaatgctggttattttctcagttttagagtttataaatatagctgtacttagagcctgatatttttttttttaattttgaattgaattaatcaGTGTTATTTAGTTTATAAagataattgtacattttgacaaaccttttattttatacacgtgcatttgtggaaaataaattaagttccatttgtgcaagatttggtctcttcctttttaagtttatacatgagatgtttattgtctgtaagggaaccgtgccaaaaataaatgtggggagagaaagtaactggtaacttttacttttattttctatatgaCTTACTTCTAGGATATATACACCTCTGTTAAAAAGTTTCTTAACATCATTTAATTCCatttataattttaataatattaataataatgaaaattacaaataaatgtctTTCAAAGAGCATTAGTCCATTTTTGTGAAACAGCACTCACCACTTCGGTCGGCCAAGCCTCCGTGAATCACTCGGGCGATGAAAATCTCCCCCGTGATCTCGTTCCGCTTTATAGTTGCTCCCTGAAACAGGAAACGCACACAGTGAGCACTGGGGGTGCTACTTCCTGTCTAACACAGCCATGGATGGAGAGCTTTTCAAAACACAAATGAGACGATGGTTGGTGAGATGACGCTGAAGGAAAGAGAACAATCATCTACCGCTGAGTGTCTGAGCTGCGTCCCTCAggtttccttcttcttctttctcttcttcttccgcTTAGGTTGCTCCTGCTGCCCATTGGTCAGGTAAGGAGGCACTTgcatgtttggtgtgttttcagACTTTGGAGATACCGACAGGGGGCTGATGTGAGAAGTGGAGGGCGGAGCCTCAGGGCTGGAGTAGTTGGAGCATCCAGACTCGCTGCGTACTCTCATCGTCCCTGCAGAGTCCATCTGAGACCTGGTGGTGGGGAGCAGCGTCTGCAGCCGCTCCACCACCTGCGTGAGCAGCACCAGTGCCTGACAGTTGTCCTGCACCGTCTCCGCCACGCGCTCCGTAGCAGTCGCCATGCGGTCACCCAACACCTGGATGTCCTTGGCGCTGCTCGCCATAGAGTTAGCGGCGAGCGTCACTGTCAACCGCAGCTCATCCAGACTCTCTTGCTTGGCCAGCTCCACAGGGGGAACCGACATCATGTGAGGAGGACGACGGGGGCTCGGGGGCGCCGTGTGGACGTGAGGAGAGCGAAGCCGCGGTGGGAGGCCAAGATGGTGGAAACCCTGGAAACAGCCAGGCATGGTGACAGAGGACCGTCCAAGTTCATCTCCACTGTAGAGCCCTTGGGCAACGTCGTCTCCAATGAAAAAACAGATGATTAAACTGAGGATGATGACGGAGTGAAATGGAGGATGATGGAGGAAGCATACACGTCAACCCAAGACAGTCGTCAACTCATCGGCAGATACTTCTTCTCGTTTTATCTTTTCAAATGACaatctaaagcaaaaaaatcgACCTTATAATATAGCCACGCCCCTATACTCTTGTGAGCCTTGCTACATActaagctaacaaacatgtgggactagtctCAGGTATAGACTTCCTTCCCATTCTCAAAGGGCAACAGCACATTTACTGTCAGCAATTTAGAAAGTAGTGACTTGGCGGCCTAGCATCGCCGGCCTAGCATCGCCGGCTGCCATATTTGTTTCGGTTATAACAACATGTCGTCTCTCGTTGTAACAGAAGAGGGTTAAACATGCCAAAGAGCTACTGTGTGTTTGGTTGTTCCTCCTATGCCAAAAATAATTCagatataaagttttttttttgataattccAAAAGATAAAAATAGCAGAAAACCCTGACTTTCCTTCATAGGATGGTCAAAAATGCTTAAGTGTGGTTGAGGGGGACAATGGTTAAAAACTGGTCTCTATGAAAATGTCCCATTCCTACGTGTGCTCTCTACATTTCATAACGGGTAAGTGAACAGTCAAGATCTGAAATGAGGATTGAGGATTTTAGGAACATCTCTGTGGCTTTagttttcagatgtttcaagAATCCATGACGTACTGGTGAACATAATAAGTTTTGAACACTGTTATATATACTCACGGGGCTCATTTATGAGGTAATTGTAAAGATCGGTGTCGATAAAATTTGGCCAATGTTTTGGATTGTTCATCCAAGTGTTGGCTGGGACTTTGTACAAGTACTCAGATATCCTTAGCACTGATATCAAGCGAGATTACGTAGTGCGAGGATTTGGGCTATATCTGGCATGTTGGTCCATTTGATTTACATGCTAGACATTAGGCCACCTGTTTCATGGtgaaaaatatggtggaaatgtgtgttattaaaaGACATGAATTACTATGAAAGTATCCGAATGTGAATGCTGGTTTCTTCTACTATGCTGGAAAAGGCTAAAAACTGCGTAGGTTGACATGTATGAGGAAGACGGAGCGGTGATGAATGGACGAGAAACACTGATGGAGGCTCTGTGTTTTCTTACCAATCAGGACTGAGCCGTAGACTGAACTGCGCCACAGTACGTTGCCGTTACAAACTCTACACGGACTCACTGGCTGGCTGCAGCTCGCCTGAAAGCGACTAACGCACGCAAACCGCGGCAAAGCCTTTGGCTGCGGACGCTCTGAGCCTTGCTGAatcctctgattggtcagtgaGTCCCAACGGCGAAGAGAGGAACCGCTGAGCTGAAGGAGGTGAAGCTTAGTGAGGCACTCACAGATAATACAACacaaaagttatttttaaaagcagcttttaaaaagagtaaaacaaaaatgttaaataaataactgaaacaacaacaatttagttgcaaaacaaaaaatcacctAAAAGAAACAATACCAACGTTGACATTTAAGGAAAGAGACAACGTATAAAGAGTGAGACAGTTGTTAATGTGTAATTaatattaactcactcagtgccattgacgagataaatcgtcatttgcatttttttcacggggattactagaaaacaccctggcggaggtccctcatcaatatctaagctgtggggtgttgtagtgaccaactgtgccctgaagatggcagcagtttGTTTATGATGGAGTCAAAACTCACTGAAAGAACAACTTTTGGTGTGACATATAGGTTTAAAAATGTGACGAGTGAATGTCTGATCTCACCAGAGGCTGCTTGTTCTTCACCAGACACACGACCCTCGTCGCCTCCTCCTCGTCCGGCAGCTCGTCAGGGATGGGTGCCAGCGCCGGCTCGTAGTCCTTCTGGGCCACCGTATCATGAGCCGAGAGAAGAGCCTGAGGGACACATAGTCATTTTAAGGAAAAATGACGGTAGCTCATATCTATCTGGAGAACGTGCATTAGTctataaaccttttttttttttttaaatcattttttacttttgtcaATCACATCAGCAAATTTCAATTGCAAGAAAGctgctatatgaataaagtttgatttattgattgattgatagtgaGTGACCTGCAGGTGAGGGAGCCTCAGCAGACGGTAAAGCTCCTTGGCATCCTCGGAGCACCCTGGTAAAGCCCGGATGTCAATCAGCAActgcaaaaacaggaaatgattcACGTTAATTAAAAGTTTGCTGATGCACAGACGCTGTAACTATGGATACTTCCATTGATTAGGATCTGCTTTTCAGATTTGTCATGAGAGCTAATCATACTACAGCGTCCATTACGTCACAGCAGCTGGAAGACGCATTGTTACTTACAAATCCTAAAAATcctgaatgagaccatgttagcTGTAACCATGAAAACCAAACCCACCTGTAGAGAGAGACCTGAGGCGTAGTCCAGAGCAGGAGACGGACTGTCCCTGAGGAACCTCTGGAGCACCTCGTAGACCTAGATGTCAGTGAATAAAGGATGAATGAGACTCAACTAGGACAGCCCACCAACCAGGAAGCTGATTGGCTCACCTTGAGGAGTGACTGCAGCCAGGACGAACCCAGAAGCTCCTTGAGAACCTCAACACCATCCACATCCTGATCCACAGACTTCCTCACCTCCTCCATCAGCTCAGAAAGGACCTGAcgcacatctacacacacacacacacacacacacacacacacacacacacaccttagtGCACTCTAGCAGCAGAGCgcaacaggaagtgacatcactgACTCACTTTGAGGGTTTAAAACCTGAGCCTCGACCGCCTGCCTCATGGTCACCCGAGCGTCGACTCCGACCAGCAGCTAAAGGCTCAGTGACGGACGCCGACCTTCAGAAAATTACACATTGATTCACTGTGTTTTAACAAATTACATTCATGCACAAAACCTTTCTTGCAAATAAAAGAAATTGAAGCCCTTGAAGCTAAATGACTATTTCAATGTTTCACgaatacatattttaaagaaagttGTCACTTCCTATAATCACATTTTCCAACTGTTTGtagatttctatttatttatctttttaaattttggttcacttttcttacattttacTTTGCATTTGAACTCCGTAGCAGACATGttcatatttaaattattcctggtatttttttaaatatcatcatatatatatatcataaatattaatatataggTTATGTTGATTCTATTGGAGTTGAACAATAGGTTTAAtatataattttctttttagatttattacagtacatttagtgtaatatattaatttgttttattatctaTATCGGCAGCCATCTTGGTACAGGGCTACTCGCTCCAACAGTGCATTACGTCTGTAGAAGAAAGCCATGTTTACGTTATCAAAGTCATCatgaacattttcaaatgttcaaCAATCATCTGGTTTGTTTGGTACAAACATAAAACATGTTGTaggacagacagagagacataaataaaccaaaagGAACCCAGAAAACATTTGAATTTGGGTCTTTATTTAGAGAAAAgcattttaattaatattatagttgaagtcataaaataatattttcatcCCTATCACTATAGCTATATTGCCATTGTGACTAATATTTTGCCTCTGTATCCTGTACCAAGATGGCGGCACCTGGAGGGAGGCTCACAGCCTCTATTTATACCTCTgcaaaagaaaacatcaaatgaCGCAAGCTGATATCATTAAAACAGaacttctgattggctgctgaaaAGAACCCAGGACATCAGGAGTTTTTCCACATGGCATTCTTGCTGTATTTTCTCTAGAAATGCAATACGTCTAATTttatcattacatttatttcactGGGTTTATTTATCATAAACATGTCATAgtagtttaaaatattttttataaaatacttttattttgtatcatggcatttgcattaaaaaaaagttctatttGATTGTGATTAAGGATGTAAGAAAACATTGTTTCAGCGATACATCGCGATATTTCACCACGCGATTATTGtattgatcaaaaaaaaaaaaaaaagtttttttttttttaaatcatgttttttaattaaaaaaaaaaaaaaaatgtaatcacgCCGACAgatgcatagcacataaacaACCGGTCAgcgaaccacatcagaccttgttgaGCTACATCActtctcaatgcattttagcttgaaaGTTAATTCCATTTTCTTCATCATAAAACACActgagcacttttatagataCATGTGGttactttctatttttttgttgttttttaactgttttgaaaaaatacatttcataccattttgtacttgtaaaggtgaaatttgtaattattgaaatcgcgatgtatatcgtattaTCAAGATATATCGTTTCATGACAtacaaatcgtgaatcgtatcgtttcgtatcgtcagattcagggcaatacacacccctaattgtgaacacacacacaggtagtGATACAGTGTTATCTAATCCAGTCATAATGAGTAATGCAGTGAAGTCCAGGGCGAGTACTGGACATAAACCAGTTGGCCTTACATCCCTCCTCGAGCCGGAGCCCTGAAAAGTTTCTCCTCCTGAAACGAGTCACTGAACAGTTCCTACCTGGAGGTGATGAAGCTCCTCTCTCGTCTCCGTCTCCTCCTGCAGGTCCAGATGGAGAAACCCACGGGAGTCACTTTCATGGAGAACTGGAGCGTCAGGGAAGGCGGTAATCTCTCCGATCCGATTTAATCCCGGTGCGAGAAGCCGCCTGGCGGGTTCCTCCCTCAAAGCTTCTTAACTCTTTCAGCTCCAGCGCTCAGACACGGGCGGTGGGAGGGACAAGACGTGTAGTAGTCCTGCTGCTCCACATCTCAGTAGAAGTGGGGGGACGAGTGTGTAATATCCTCCACAGTTCATCAGGGAAGAAAGCTGTCAGCAAGCCTATTAATCTGGCTACAAGACTGGTAAAAGCCTTCAATGGAGCAAACGCACTCAGATTGTCTGCTGACAAAGAGCAACAAATGAAGGATTTGTTAACTGCACAAGCAACTCATTAAATAAGTGTGGGAAAAAATACGGATTtatgatatatcgcaatttttatttttttttggaaacattaaaaaaaaaaaaaaatcattgttgctgcccagatttttatttatttatttttcaaatgtatttgtattttaaccatgtttgcataggtaaacactattaaaatctCCACTATAAATTTAGCAATTTTGACTGCAACTTCTTTTAGCTATTCAGTCCTTGCAAACACTACCTTCTAGTCTTTTTCGCGGCACTGAATATTTATTAGTAATGTCAAGTTTACAGTCACTATGGAGCTATCATAAATGAGTCTTTGCGATTGCCTATCATTCTTCAGTCTTTGATTCAATAAGTGccgattctttttttttttttggactgacGCATCGCTTTACAATCTTTACAAATTACAagacatttaatacatttttaccaCAGGCTTAATGAATTGATTCTTTTTAGCTTTAAAAGTTCTTTCAAAGACTCATAGTAAATACTGTAAGAACATACTCAGACTAACTGCATATTTCTAAAAGTTTACAGACAGCGACTTTTgagttaaaagtaaaaaaaaaaaaaaaaaaaaaaaacagcgctATCAATCCATAATAATGATGGCCTTATGTTGGAgtctttatttaataataattcattttattatttatttaagcgttttaaaacaaactcaaagacGTTTTACAGGgaaaacaattacacacaagtcaaaaaagaaacaataacaaaggtaaaaacagaaaatacttaatcataagttaaaagctAGCTTAAAAAGATGTGTTTTGAAGTGTCTTAATTACTAACGACTCTATAACTCAGTCCCAGATGAGTCTTCACACACTTacaagtaaatgaaaaaaagacaagacattgcttgtttttattctaaactGACTTACCTTGATCAAAAGGTCATAATAGTGATCCTTTAATGAGTTTTAATCCTTTTTAATCAGATTCAGAAAACGTTtgatgcttgtttttgttttttaacttcaacttgttttttctttggttAGACTGATAAAATAAAGCCCTCAGAGGTAtttaacacacaataaaaaaaaactgccctTAAGCTGTTTCTAAGTAAGTAACATATCTGAtggttggttaaaaaaaaaaaaaaagcagctaaCAGATGGCGCAGAGCTCTGAACGATGGATAATGGTTGTGTTTGCATtaagctgctgctgcagcacctCCACTCTAATGCTAGCGTTTGGAGTGAGGACGTCACACGAGTCGACCTTTCTAACTCTGGTGCCGACCGAGGGGAAATCAGAGCTTTGTCCTGCAGAGAGACATCACGCAAGCTTTGAattcaacttgtttttttttattatcatcacCATTACCGACTGCCACAGACCAGTATTTCACTTCTACAGACCTGTTTTAGTGTAAATCGGCCCTGAAGATCTGCAGGGCTGCGTTTTTGGAAAACGTCACCTGCTTCATCTTCAAGAGAATTAAAAGTCTCACAGTTTATCACATTTAATCGAACACAGACTCATAAAAAcgtttttcaaactaaaacctTAGCGTGCGATTGTTTGAGTATTAAACCCAAACACTTCAAGATTCATTTAGGAATTATGTagtgaaagacacacacacataatacagTTCATTTGATAAATAATCATAAATGGTTAAAGTGAGCTCCTCGTGTGAAAAATTAGACCACAACACTGGTTGAAACTTCCTGTATGAACAGGAAGTCGAGCGAGGTGTAAAGTACAGGTTTGAGCGCCCCCATCAGGAGCCCTGAGGGTGTGTAGCACCTTTCACTGAGTCCACCGCCGAGCTGAGCTGATCAGAGGCTGCAGTGGGCAAAgagagagggggcggggccgaACCGTCTCTGTAACAGCAGCAGATGGAGCTGATCATGTGATCCGCTGTGCTGATCCTCACGCTGTGATAGGATCCGAGATGACAGAGGACGTTAGGTGATCTTCTCATGCTGGATCTGGTAGTAACAAGCCTGTGATGGGAGACGACCCCCACTTAATATTAAGAGGCTCTGAAAataaagttgtgtgtgtgggtttgttTGCTACCTTCAGGGTTGTGAACATAATGCCGTGCTCGCCGTGCTGGATGCAGGGATCCATCAGGTCTTCGATAAGACTCACCTCTGAGCCGAGATTTCTGATTCTGCAGGAAAAAGTTAGATGGAAATGGCTttcgaataaataaataaaagctaataACAAATTATTGTAAAGTAAATACTCCATCAGATAATATCTTAAATAGCTTCAAATATTATTACAgtaatgaaatacaatttaaaataattttaactaATGGCATTAGAATTCCATCTggtgttttactttgaaagcaATGAATTCCAGCCACTGTCTtgctttaaatacatttcaatacaTTATCTTCGTAGGTCTGTTG
This is a stretch of genomic DNA from Gouania willdenowi chromosome 2, fGouWil2.1, whole genome shotgun sequence. It encodes these proteins:
- the mpp4b gene encoding MAGUK p55 subfamily member 4 isoform X3; translated protein: MRQAVEAQVLNPQNVRQVLSELMEEVRKSVDQDVDGVEVLKELLGSSWLQSLLKVYEVLQRFLRDSPSPALDYASGLSLQLLIDIRALPGCSEDAKELYRLLRLPHLQALLSAHDTVAQKDYEPALAPIPDELPDEEEATRVVCLVKNKQPLGATIKRNEITGEIFIARVIHGGLADRSGLLHAGDRIIEVNGFPVDGLEPEQVIQVVQARSHGTIMFKVIPMTERAVHNQTMLYVRAMVDYSPQQDPSIPCADAGMSFRKGDVLEIVDQSDALWWQARKLPSSVACAGLVPSSNMLKRKQREFWWSQPYQPHACVQTLSTVEEEEDLMAIDDRCVEADEEAFESEELREEDDDFSSNIEGIYLAGFRRSMRLCRRRAHSVTQASCHTRCSSSCSSALCCPYEEVVRHQRHPEDTHRLLALVGPSSVGVNELRRRLIEMNPAVFFGPIPHTTRAPRGYEESGREYHFTSREVFDNMVYNNRFLEYGEYKGNLYGTSIQSVKDILINGKMCIIDIEPNAIQAVRTHELRAYIIYVKPPPLERLRESRRESLITTNYYINRPFKDEDFQEMEDSARKMETHYGQFFDHVMVNNDLQDSCVQLLTAVTRAQDEPQWVPSGWIRPTPE
- the mpp4b gene encoding MAGUK p55 subfamily member 4 isoform X4, whose translation is MRQAVEAQVLNPQNVRQVLSELMEEVRKSVDQDVDGVEVLKELLGSSWLQSLLKVYEVLQRFLRDSPSPALDYASGLSLQLLIDIRALPGCSEDAKELYRLLRLPHLQALLSAHDTVAQKDYEPALAPIPDELPDEEEATRVVCLVKNKQPLGATIKRNEITGEIFIARVIHGGLADRSGLLHAGDRIIEVNGFPVDGLEPEQVIQVVQARSHGTIMFKVIPMTERAVHNQTMLYVRAMVDYSPQQDPSIPCADAGMSFRKGDVLEIVDQSDALWWQARKLPSSVACAGLVPSSNMLKRKQREFWWSQPYQPHACVQTLSTVEEEEDLMAIDDRCVEADEEAFESEDDDFSSNIEGIYLAGFRRSMRLCRRRAHSVTQASCHTRCSSSCSSALCCPYEEVVRHQRHPEDTHRLLALVGPSSVGVNELRRRLIEMNPAVFFGPIPHTTRAPRGYEESGREYHFTSREVFDNMVYNNRFLEYGEYKGNLYGTSIQSVKDILINGKMCIIDIEPNAIQAVRTHELRAYIIYVKPPPLERLRESRRESLITTNYYINRPFKDEDFQEMEDSARKMETHYGQFFDHVMVNNDLQDSCVQLLTAVTRAQDEPQWVPSGWIRPTPE
- the mpp4b gene encoding MAGUK p55 subfamily member 4 isoform X6 — encoded protein: MRQAVEAQVLNPQNVRQVLSELMEEVRKSVDQDVDGVEVLKELLGSSWLQSLLKVYEVLQRFLRDSPSPALDYASGLSLQLLIDIRALPGCSEDAKELYRLLRLPHLQALLSAHDTVAQKDYEPALAPIPDELPDEEEATRVVCLVKNKQPLGATIKRNEITGEIFIARVIHGGLADRSGLLHAGDRIIEVNGFPVDGLEPEQVIQVVQARSHGTIMFKVIPMTERAVHNQTMLYVRAMVDYSPQQDPSIPCADAGMSFRKGDVLEIVDQSDALWWQARKLPSSVACAGLVPSSNMLKRKQREFWWSQPYQPHACVQTLSTVEEEEDLMAIDDRCVETRRPLNLVGEFLLVSVLISAAFLTSDLSRPASEELREEDDDFSSNIEGIYLAGFRRSMRLCRRRAHSVTQASCHTRCSSSCSSALCCPYEEVVRHQRHPEDTHRLLALVGPSSVGVNELRRRLIEMNPAVFFGPIPHTTRAPRGYEESGREYHFTSREVFDNMVYNNRFLEYGEYKGNLYGTSIQSVKDILINGKMCIIDIEPNAIQAVRTHELRAYIIYVKPPPLERLRESRRESLITTNYYINRPFKVRSSKSPCDAMYVIFDTHILET
- the mpp4b gene encoding MAGUK p55 subfamily member 4 isoform X5 — translated: MRQAVEAQVLNPQNVRQVLSELMEEVRKSVDQDVDGVEVLKELLGSSWLQSLLKVYEVLQRFLRDSPSPALDYASGLSLQLLIDIRALPGCSEDAKELYRLLRLPHLQALLSAHDTVAQKDYEPALAPIPDELPDEEEATRVVCLVKNKQPLGATIKRNEITGEIFIARVIHGGLADRSGLLHAGDRIIEVNGFPVDGLEPEQVIQVVQARSHGTIMFKVIPMTERAVHNQTMLYVRAMVDYSPQQDPSIPCADAGMSFRKGDVLEIVDQSDALWWQARKLPSSVACAGLVPSSNMLKRKQREFWWSQPYQPHACVQTLSTVEEEEDLMAIDDRCVETRRPLNLVEDDDFSSNIEGIYLAGFRRSMRLCRRRAHSVTQASCHTRCSSSCSSALCCPYEEVVRHQRHPEDTHRLLALVGPSSVGVNELRRRLIEMNPAVFFGPIPHTTRAPRGYEESGREYHFTSREVFDNMVYNNRFLEYGEYKGNLYGTSIQSVKDILINGKMCIIDIEPNAIQAVRTHELRAYIIYVKPPPLERLRESRRESLITTNYYINRPFKDEDFQEMEDSARKMETHYGQFFDHVMVNNDLQDSCVQLLTAVTRAQDEPQWVPSGWIRPTPE
- the mpp4b gene encoding MAGUK p55 subfamily member 4 isoform X2; translation: MEEVRKSVDQDVDGVEVLKELLGSSWLQSLLKVYEVLQRFLRDSPSPALDYASGLSLQLLIDIRALPGCSEDAKELYRLLRLPHLQALLSAHDTVAQKDYEPALAPIPDELPDEEEATRVVCLVKNKQPLGATIKRNEITGEIFIARVIHGGLADRSGLLHAGDRIIEVNGFPVDGLEPEQVIQVVQARSHGTIMFKVIPMTERAVHNQTMLYVRAMVDYSPQQDPSIPCADAGMSFRKGDVLEIVDQSDALWWQARKLPSSVACAGLVPSSNMLKRKQREFWWSQPYQPHACVQTLSTVEEEEDLMAIDDRCVETRRPLNLVGEFLLVSVLISAAFLTSDLSRPASEELREEDDDFSSNIEGIYLAGFRRSMRLCRRRAHSVTQASCHTRCSSSCSSALCCPYEEVVRHQRHPEDTHRLLALVGPSSVGVNELRRRLIEMNPAVFFGPIPHTTRAPRGYEESGREYHFTSREVFDNMVYNNRFLEYGEYKGNLYGTSIQSVKDILINGKMCIIDIEPNAIQAVRTHELRAYIIYVKPPPLERLRESRRESLITTNYYINRPFKDEDFQEMEDSARKMETHYGQFFDHVMVNNDLQDSCVQLLTAVTRAQDEPQWVPSGWIRPTPE
- the mpp4b gene encoding MAGUK p55 subfamily member 4 isoform X1 encodes the protein MRQAVEAQVLNPQNVRQVLSELMEEVRKSVDQDVDGVEVLKELLGSSWLQSLLKVYEVLQRFLRDSPSPALDYASGLSLQLLIDIRALPGCSEDAKELYRLLRLPHLQALLSAHDTVAQKDYEPALAPIPDELPDEEEATRVVCLVKNKQPLGATIKRNEITGEIFIARVIHGGLADRSGLLHAGDRIIEVNGFPVDGLEPEQVIQVVQARSHGTIMFKVIPMTERAVHNQTMLYVRAMVDYSPQQDPSIPCADAGMSFRKGDVLEIVDQSDALWWQARKLPSSVACAGLVPSSNMLKRKQREFWWSQPYQPHACVQTLSTVEEEEDLMAIDDRCVETRRPLNLVGEFLLVSVLISAAFLTSDLSRPASEELREEDDDFSSNIEGIYLAGFRRSMRLCRRRAHSVTQASCHTRCSSSCSSALCCPYEEVVRHQRHPEDTHRLLALVGPSSVGVNELRRRLIEMNPAVFFGPIPHTTRAPRGYEESGREYHFTSREVFDNMVYNNRFLEYGEYKGNLYGTSIQSVKDILINGKMCIIDIEPNAIQAVRTHELRAYIIYVKPPPLERLRESRRESLITTNYYINRPFKDEDFQEMEDSARKMETHYGQFFDHVMVNNDLQDSCVQLLTAVTRAQDEPQWVPSGWIRPTPE